The following coding sequences lie in one Cronobacter universalis NCTC 9529 genomic window:
- the tssE gene encoding type VI secretion system baseplate subunit TssE, translated as MPETPLTPSLYEILYGHFAGGLPLDVVSEENQVVLSVLDNMQRILNTRAGSLKHLPDYGLPDLTKILQGMPGTAHELISALSAVLLKYEPRLKRLTVVMLPQTIPGELRYAIDAELKGVGLVRYGTEFMPEGRVLIRHLKQQQFMDNRAAI; from the coding sequence ATGCCCGAAACCCCTCTCACGCCGTCGCTCTATGAAATACTCTACGGCCATTTCGCCGGCGGCCTGCCGCTGGATGTTGTCAGCGAAGAAAATCAGGTGGTCTTGTCCGTGCTCGATAACATGCAACGCATTCTCAATACCCGCGCCGGCAGTCTCAAACATCTGCCGGATTACGGCCTGCCGGATCTGACCAAAATTCTTCAGGGTATGCCCGGCACCGCGCATGAACTCATCAGCGCGCTCTCCGCCGTGTTGCTGAAATATGAGCCGCGGCTGAAGCGGCTTACCGTTGTGATGCTCCCGCAAACCATTCCCGGCGAGCTGCGCTACGCGATTGACGCCGAGCTGAAAGGCGTGGGGCTGGTGCGCTACGGCACCGAGTTTATGCCGGAAGGGCGGGTGCTGATCCGCCATCTCAAACAACAGCAATTTATGGATAACCGCGCCGCGATCTGA
- a CDS encoding LysR family transcriptional regulator: MNILQLDMNLLKVLYVMLQTGTTGETAQRLNITPSAVSHALSRLREALGDPLFRREGNRQHPTPFAQALRDKLVPLFVSLNEEMFGEPQPHERRFRVVVPPALNTLLAPVLAQKAHQAQASVECVAFERRAWRDDLVEGSIDLLLAVGDHQKQLSALHYERVGQTRLVILYGPPLRQALAGQTRLTLAGLCDYPHAYCHPWPQPENELDRQLARSGLTRRLEFICTDYAQLPGALREAPLLAVVPWPWFATLKDNAQLSMLELDDEKALGSLFLQYRTSTVAWKKRLIGAVRQALTPWYR; this comes from the coding sequence ATGAATATCCTGCAACTGGATATGAACCTGCTGAAAGTGCTTTACGTGATGCTACAGACGGGCACCACCGGCGAGACGGCGCAGCGGCTGAACATTACGCCTTCGGCCGTGAGCCATGCGCTGTCGCGGCTGCGCGAGGCGCTGGGCGATCCGCTGTTTCGCCGCGAAGGGAACCGCCAGCATCCGACGCCTTTCGCGCAGGCGCTGCGCGATAAACTGGTGCCGCTGTTTGTTTCGCTGAATGAAGAGATGTTCGGCGAGCCGCAGCCGCACGAGCGGCGCTTTCGGGTGGTCGTGCCGCCCGCGCTTAATACGCTGCTGGCGCCGGTGCTGGCGCAAAAAGCGCATCAGGCCCAGGCGAGCGTTGAGTGCGTGGCGTTCGAGCGGCGCGCCTGGCGCGACGACCTGGTGGAGGGTTCAATCGATCTGCTGCTGGCGGTGGGCGATCACCAGAAGCAGCTCAGCGCCCTGCACTATGAACGCGTCGGGCAGACGCGGCTGGTTATCCTTTATGGCCCGCCGCTTCGCCAGGCGCTCGCCGGGCAGACCCGCCTGACGCTGGCGGGACTGTGCGACTATCCGCACGCCTATTGTCACCCGTGGCCGCAGCCAGAAAACGAGCTGGATCGCCAGCTGGCGCGCAGCGGACTGACGCGACGGCTGGAATTTATCTGTACCGACTACGCCCAGCTTCCAGGCGCGTTACGTGAAGCGCCGCTGCTGGCGGTGGTACCCTGGCCGTGGTTCGCCACGCTCAAAGATAATGCGCAGCTCTCCATGCTGGAGCTGGATGATGAAAAAGCGCTCGGCAGTCTTTTTTTGCAGTACCGCACCTCGACGGTGGCATGGAAAAAGCGCCTCATCGGCGCGGTACGTCAGGCGCTAACCCCCTGGTATCGTTGA
- the wrbA gene encoding NAD(P)H:quinone oxidoreductase: protein MAKVLVLYYSMYGHVETLAHAVAEGVEKVQGAEVTVKRVPETMQAEAFAKAGGKTQNAPVATPQELADYDAIIVGTPTRFGNMSGQMRTFFDQTGGLWASGALYGKLGSVFSSTGTGGGQEHTISSTWTTLAHHGMIIVPIGYGAQELFDISTVRGGTPYGATTIAGGDGSRQPSQEELAIARYQGEYVAGLAVKMKG from the coding sequence ATGGCGAAAGTTCTGGTGCTTTATTATTCCATGTACGGGCATGTCGAAACGCTGGCGCACGCGGTGGCGGAAGGCGTTGAAAAGGTTCAGGGCGCGGAAGTCACGGTTAAGCGCGTGCCGGAAACCATGCAGGCGGAAGCCTTCGCGAAAGCGGGCGGCAAAACGCAGAATGCCCCGGTGGCCACGCCGCAAGAGCTCGCGGATTACGACGCGATCATCGTCGGCACCCCGACCCGTTTTGGCAATATGTCCGGCCAGATGCGCACCTTCTTTGACCAGACGGGCGGCCTGTGGGCCTCCGGCGCGCTGTACGGCAAACTGGGGAGCGTCTTTAGCTCTACCGGCACCGGCGGCGGTCAGGAACACACGATCTCCTCCACATGGACTACCCTTGCTCATCATGGAATGATCATTGTGCCTATCGGTTACGGGGCGCAGGAGCTGTTTGATATTTCCACGGTTCGCGGCGGAACGCCTTACGGCGCGACGACCATCGCAGGCGGCGACGGTTCACGCCAGCCAAGCCAGGAAGAACTGGCGATCGCCCGCTATCAGGGCGAATACGTGGCGGGCCTCGCCGTCAAAATGAAAGGCTAA
- a CDS encoding con-10 family general stress protein has translation MANHRGGSGNFAEDRDRASEAGRKGGQQSGGNFKNDPQRASEAGKKGGKNSHGGGRS, from the coding sequence ATGGCAAACCATCGTGGTGGTTCAGGTAATTTCGCAGAAGATCGTGACAGAGCATCAGAAGCAGGTCGTAAAGGTGGCCAGCAGAGCGGCGGGAACTTCAAAAATGACCCGCAACGCGCTTCCGAAGCTGGGAAAAAAGGGGGTAAAAACAGTCATGGCGGCGGCCGCAGCTAG
- the rutG gene encoding pyrimidine utilization transport protein G encodes MANSWFPRWRKPAGPAGGVVAPDETLSAGQTLIMGVQHAVAMFGATVLMPLLMGLDPNLSILMSGIGTLLFFVITGGRVPSYLGSSAAFVGVVIAATGFNGQGLNPNMSVALGGIIACGLLYTLIGVVVMKSGTRWIERLMPPVVTGAVVMAIGLNLAPIAVKSVSASGFDGWMAVMTVLCIGLVSVFTRGMVQRLLILMGLIAAWALYALFTNVLGFGKPVDFTPVAQAAWFGLPHFAAPAFNVQAIMLIAPVAVILVAENLGHLKAVAGMTGRNMDPYMGRAFVGDGLATMISGAVGGSGVTTYAENIGVMAVTKVYSTLVFVAAAVIALLLGFSPKFGALIHTIPAPVIGGASIVVFGLIAVAGARIWVQNHVDLSQNGNLIMVAVTLVLGAGDFALTVGGFTLGGIGTATFGAIALNALLSRKQAQTPEPVLTPQDPPSQA; translated from the coding sequence ATGGCCAATTCCTGGTTTCCTCGCTGGCGTAAACCTGCCGGCCCCGCGGGCGGCGTGGTGGCCCCGGACGAAACGCTCTCCGCCGGTCAGACGCTGATCATGGGCGTGCAGCACGCGGTGGCGATGTTCGGCGCGACGGTGCTGATGCCGCTCTTGATGGGCCTCGATCCGAATTTGTCGATCCTGATGTCCGGCATCGGCACGCTGCTGTTTTTTGTAATTACCGGCGGGCGGGTGCCGAGCTATCTCGGCTCCAGCGCCGCTTTTGTGGGCGTGGTGATCGCCGCGACCGGCTTTAACGGCCAGGGGCTGAACCCGAATATGAGCGTGGCGCTGGGCGGTATTATCGCCTGCGGCTTGTTGTATACGCTTATCGGCGTGGTGGTGATGAAATCGGGCACGCGCTGGATAGAGCGGCTGATGCCGCCGGTCGTTACCGGCGCCGTGGTGATGGCGATCGGGCTTAACCTCGCGCCGATTGCCGTTAAAAGCGTCTCCGCCAGCGGCTTTGACGGCTGGATGGCGGTGATGACCGTGCTCTGTATTGGCCTCGTGTCGGTATTTACACGCGGCATGGTGCAGCGGCTGCTGATTCTGATGGGGCTTATCGCCGCCTGGGCGCTGTATGCGCTGTTCACCAATGTGCTGGGCTTCGGCAAGCCGGTGGATTTCACGCCAGTGGCGCAGGCCGCGTGGTTCGGCCTGCCGCACTTCGCCGCGCCAGCGTTTAACGTGCAGGCCATCATGCTGATCGCGCCGGTGGCGGTGATTCTGGTGGCGGAAAACCTCGGACATCTGAAAGCGGTCGCAGGCATGACCGGGCGCAATATGGACCCGTATATGGGGCGCGCGTTTGTCGGCGACGGGCTGGCGACGATGATCTCCGGCGCGGTGGGCGGCAGCGGCGTGACGACCTATGCGGAGAATATCGGCGTGATGGCGGTAACCAAAGTCTACTCGACGCTGGTGTTTGTGGCGGCGGCGGTCATTGCCCTGCTGCTGGGCTTCTCGCCGAAATTCGGCGCGCTGATCCACACCATTCCGGCGCCGGTTATCGGCGGCGCGTCGATTGTGGTCTTCGGGCTGATTGCGGTCGCAGGCGCCCGCATCTGGGTGCAGAACCATGTCGATCTCAGCCAGAATGGCAACTTGATTATGGTGGCGGTGACGCTGGTGCTGGGCGCGGGCGATTTCGCGCTCACGGTAGGCGGCTTTACGCTTGGCGGCATCGGCACCGCGACCTTCGGGGCGATTGCGCTTAACGCGCTGTTGAGCCGCAAACAGGCGCAGACGCCTGAGCCAGTGCTTACGCCCCAGGACCCACCCTCGCAGGCATAA
- the tssA gene encoding type VI secretion system protein TssA produces MASLQTVLESCQVQADELAAQTQARLALWEKWLQPVIATHPTGDDPGYDDHFQQIREEVNKLSGADTTLISELAEKVLTTSAKDIRVATYYAWSRLHREGEAGFAEGLELLAALLARFGAALHPQRARSRQAALEWLAGARVLDSLSLYPEVTRDDARRTAGALLLIEQALAQEEPAARPSFTALYGALEARLIKAGGVDAVVPQTTSDSSATPPAAAPVISAITSGRDLLDQARQLADYLRNQPDGWLAAHRMMKSLRHDTLHQLPPLAGDGRTRIEPPKADQRALLKRLWLQQSWLELLEQADSLFARGASHLWLDLQWYLHEALQKSGQETLAGIIRADLNGLLSRLPGLETLAFSDGTPFADEVTQHWIAQQVRENASGPDAAHVVDAGSAADDEVLQLEPEAVALADSDGIDAALGWLQARPALATPRQRWLLRLLMARLAEQYGKNDLALHLLAGLDANASQMTLSQWEPALLFEVGARRLRLLRMKAGRSDAEKARLQTDMEQLLAGLIAIDPARAAVLCG; encoded by the coding sequence ATGGCATCGCTGCAGACGGTTTTAGAGAGTTGTCAGGTACAGGCAGATGAACTGGCGGCGCAGACTCAGGCACGTCTCGCGCTCTGGGAAAAATGGCTGCAACCCGTCATCGCCACCCACCCCACCGGCGACGATCCGGGCTATGACGACCATTTCCAGCAGATCCGCGAAGAGGTGAATAAACTCTCCGGCGCGGACACCACGCTTATCAGCGAACTGGCGGAAAAAGTGCTGACCACGTCAGCCAAGGATATTCGCGTCGCGACCTATTACGCCTGGTCGCGGCTGCATCGTGAGGGCGAAGCGGGCTTTGCCGAAGGGCTGGAGCTGCTCGCCGCGCTGCTTGCGCGGTTTGGCGCGGCGCTGCACCCGCAGCGCGCGCGCAGCCGTCAGGCGGCGCTGGAGTGGCTGGCAGGCGCGCGCGTCCTCGACAGCCTGTCGCTTTACCCGGAAGTGACGCGCGATGACGCCCGGCGAACCGCGGGCGCGCTGCTCTTGATTGAACAGGCGCTGGCGCAGGAAGAGCCTGCAGCGCGCCCGTCGTTCACCGCACTGTACGGCGCGCTGGAAGCGCGGCTGATAAAAGCGGGCGGCGTGGATGCGGTTGTGCCGCAAACCACCAGCGACAGCAGCGCGACGCCGCCCGCGGCTGCGCCTGTCATCAGCGCTATTACTTCCGGGCGCGACCTGCTGGATCAGGCCCGCCAGCTTGCCGATTACCTGCGTAACCAGCCCGACGGCTGGCTCGCCGCCCACCGCATGATGAAAAGCCTGCGTCACGACACCCTTCATCAGTTGCCGCCGCTCGCAGGCGACGGGCGCACCCGCATTGAACCCCCAAAGGCCGACCAGCGCGCGCTGTTAAAACGGCTCTGGCTTCAGCAGAGCTGGCTTGAGCTGCTGGAGCAGGCCGACAGCCTGTTTGCGCGCGGCGCCAGTCACTTGTGGCTCGATTTGCAGTGGTATCTCCATGAAGCCTTACAAAAATCTGGCCAGGAGACGCTGGCGGGTATCATTCGCGCCGATCTTAACGGGCTGTTAAGCCGGCTGCCGGGCCTTGAGACGCTGGCGTTCAGCGACGGCACGCCGTTCGCCGACGAGGTGACGCAGCACTGGATCGCGCAGCAGGTGCGGGAAAATGCCTCCGGCCCTGACGCGGCGCACGTTGTGGACGCAGGCAGCGCTGCCGATGATGAGGTGCTGCAACTGGAGCCGGAAGCCGTCGCGCTCGCCGACAGCGACGGCATTGACGCAGCGCTCGGCTGGCTACAGGCCCGGCCCGCGCTCGCCACGCCGCGCCAGCGCTGGTTACTGCGTCTGCTGATGGCGCGTTTAGCCGAGCAATACGGCAAAAACGATCTGGCGCTGCATCTGCTGGCGGGGCTGGATGCGAACGCATCGCAGATGACGCTCTCACAGTGGGAGCCGGCGCTGCTTTTTGAAGTAGGCGCCAGGCGGCTGCGGCTGCTGCGCATGAAAGCCGGACGCAGCGACGCGGAGAAAGCGCGTCTGCAAACCGATATGGAACAGCTGCTGGCGGGGCTTATCGCCATCGATCCGGCGCGCGCCGCCGTGCTGTGCGGCTAA
- the rutF gene encoding NADH-dependent FMN reductase RutF: MSEQQAFRDAMSRLGAAVNIVTTDGPAGMAGFTASAVCSVTDSPPTLLVCLNRNASVWPVFQANGQLCVNTLAAGHEALSGLFGGKTPMEERFAAARWHRGVTGSPRLDGAVVSFDCRVEQVVPVSTHDVLLCRVLEISRNDDTHGLVWFDRRYHALARPACGLAS, encoded by the coding sequence ATGAGTGAACAACAGGCTTTTCGCGATGCGATGTCCCGCCTCGGCGCGGCGGTGAATATTGTAACGACCGATGGCCCGGCGGGCATGGCGGGCTTTACCGCCTCGGCGGTGTGCAGCGTGACGGACAGCCCGCCGACGCTGCTGGTGTGTCTGAACCGCAACGCCTCCGTCTGGCCGGTGTTTCAGGCCAACGGGCAGCTGTGCGTCAACACGCTCGCCGCCGGGCACGAGGCGCTCTCTGGCCTCTTCGGCGGCAAAACCCCGATGGAAGAGCGCTTCGCCGCCGCCCGCTGGCATCGCGGCGTCACCGGCTCTCCGCGGCTCGACGGCGCGGTGGTCTCTTTCGACTGCCGGGTGGAACAGGTGGTGCCGGTCTCCACCCACGACGTGCTGCTGTGCCGGGTGCTTGAGATCTCACGTAACGACGATACGCACGGGCTGGTCTGGTTTGACCGGCGCTATCACGCCCTCGCGCGCCCCGCCTGCGGGCTCGCCTCTTAG
- a CDS encoding VasL domain-containing protein, producing MDTSTERHLKTGGDPRLLPDYAALREELGKLTHPARPDVDWRRVEQLSLSLFERNGVELQTAAWYTQARLRLLGLPGLNEGLAILEALIARQWSNLWPQPVHARMEILSGLSQRVQQTLRTLSLTYADLGALYQAEQHVTRIIAVLERLELKHVSQMDALRTHLHNAASRLENDAGQGEVTLKAGATAVQDAQTDDIRRVYVAASAPAPNVILPQPSAPRGLKPFIAGMLTMLVAGGALLMGWQAYQRPDPAQALIAASLRAWPQVAENAAITPEQARRIDPGAVLDQTRQRLDWLAALSPARNIRFACALARQAGVLWPQHPQAQALTRQWRQQMSAAAMPLQNLDGWRRGMTQLDALAARLNALDERRGKYLTASELKTMVFNIHQAFAAMPPAEELLRQMAEQRQQGMESAALRQETETRLNQLLYRYVLLTPPSPDNTTP from the coding sequence ATGGACACGTCCACTGAACGTCATCTGAAAACCGGCGGCGATCCGCGTCTGCTGCCGGATTACGCCGCGCTTCGCGAAGAACTCGGCAAACTCACGCACCCGGCGCGCCCGGATGTCGACTGGCGGCGGGTCGAACAGCTGTCGCTCTCGCTCTTTGAGCGCAACGGCGTCGAGCTGCAAACCGCCGCGTGGTATACGCAGGCCCGTCTGCGCTTGCTGGGGCTGCCGGGCCTTAACGAAGGGCTGGCGATCCTTGAGGCGCTTATCGCGCGCCAGTGGAGCAACCTGTGGCCGCAACCGGTGCACGCGCGCATGGAGATTTTAAGCGGCCTCAGCCAGCGCGTGCAGCAGACGCTGCGCACACTTTCATTGACCTATGCGGATCTCGGCGCGCTCTATCAGGCGGAGCAGCACGTAACGCGTATTATCGCGGTGCTGGAGCGCCTTGAGCTGAAGCATGTCAGTCAGATGGACGCTCTGCGTACGCACCTGCATAACGCGGCGTCGCGCCTGGAAAACGACGCCGGGCAGGGCGAGGTGACGCTAAAAGCGGGCGCGACGGCGGTTCAGGACGCGCAGACGGATGACATCCGCCGGGTCTATGTCGCGGCCAGCGCGCCAGCGCCGAACGTAATATTGCCTCAACCGTCAGCGCCCCGCGGGCTGAAACCTTTTATCGCCGGTATGCTCACTATGCTGGTGGCGGGCGGCGCGCTGCTGATGGGCTGGCAGGCGTATCAGCGCCCCGATCCGGCGCAGGCGCTGATTGCGGCGTCGCTTCGCGCGTGGCCGCAGGTGGCGGAAAACGCCGCCATCACGCCGGAACAGGCGCGCCGGATAGATCCTGGCGCGGTACTTGACCAGACGCGACAGCGCCTCGACTGGCTGGCCGCGCTGTCGCCGGCGCGCAATATCCGCTTTGCCTGCGCGCTGGCGCGTCAGGCCGGCGTACTCTGGCCGCAGCATCCCCAGGCGCAGGCGCTGACCCGCCAGTGGCGCCAGCAGATGAGCGCCGCCGCGATGCCGCTGCAAAATCTTGACGGCTGGCGTCGCGGCATGACGCAGCTTGATGCGCTTGCCGCGCGGCTCAACGCGCTTGATGAACGGCGTGGGAAATACCTGACCGCCAGCGAACTCAAAACGATGGTATTTAACATTCACCAGGCGTTTGCCGCCATGCCGCCCGCCGAAGAGTTGCTGCGCCAGATGGCAGAGCAGCGCCAGCAGGGCATGGAGTCAGCCGCGCTGCGTCAGGAGACCGAAACCCGCCTGAATCAGCTTCTTTACCGTTATGTTCTGCTGACGCCGCCGTCGCCCGATAACACCACGCCATGA
- a CDS encoding YccJ family protein: MPTQESKTHRVGEWASLRNTSPEIAEAIFEVADYDEVMAEKIWEEGSDEVLIRAFKKTDKDSLFWGEQTIERKNV; encoded by the coding sequence ATGCCAACACAAGAATCGAAAACCCATCGCGTGGGGGAATGGGCCAGCCTGCGTAATACGTCCCCTGAAATCGCCGAAGCGATTTTCGAAGTGGCCGATTACGATGAGGTAATGGCTGAGAAAATCTGGGAAGAAGGCAGCGATGAAGTGCTGATCCGCGCCTTCAAGAAAACCGACAAAGATTCGCTCTTCTGGGGCGAACAGACGATCGAACGTAAAAACGTCTGA
- the blaCSR gene encoding CSR family subclass B3 metallo-beta-lactamase-like protein — protein sequence MKPRIALFSCLMSLLSVPAYAALDPAQPLAEAPPYSLFEAWAKPVQPFAIWPGVWYVGTENLSSVLLTTPQGHILIDAGLDASAPQIKRNIEALGFRLTDIRYIVNSHARLDQAGGIARLKAWSGARVIASHANAEQMARGGKEDVALGDALPFPPVTVDIEAQDGQQWHLGGVTLVAMFTPGHLPGATSWKATLADGKTLIYADSLATPGYPLVNNRNYPTLVGDIRQSFTRLEAQQVDIFLANKGERFGLMDKMARKARGEDNAFIDPEGLRRYVAQSREAFEKQLAAQRAQP from the coding sequence ATGAAACCTCGTATCGCACTTTTTTCTTGTCTGATGTCGCTGCTCTCTGTACCTGCGTATGCCGCGCTCGACCCTGCCCAGCCGCTGGCCGAGGCGCCGCCCTATTCACTTTTTGAGGCCTGGGCCAAGCCTGTGCAGCCCTTCGCCATCTGGCCCGGCGTCTGGTACGTCGGTACCGAAAATCTCTCGTCGGTGCTGCTCACCACGCCGCAGGGCCACATCCTGATTGACGCGGGCCTTGACGCCAGCGCGCCGCAGATCAAACGCAACATAGAAGCGCTCGGTTTTCGCCTGACCGATATCCGCTACATCGTGAACAGCCATGCGCGGCTCGATCAGGCGGGCGGCATCGCGCGCCTGAAAGCGTGGAGCGGCGCGCGCGTTATCGCAAGCCATGCCAACGCGGAGCAGATGGCGCGCGGCGGTAAAGAGGATGTCGCGCTGGGCGATGCGCTGCCGTTCCCGCCAGTAACGGTGGATATTGAGGCGCAGGACGGGCAGCAGTGGCATCTGGGCGGCGTGACGCTGGTGGCCATGTTTACACCCGGCCATCTGCCGGGCGCGACCTCCTGGAAAGCGACGCTCGCCGACGGCAAAACGCTTATCTACGCCGACAGCCTGGCGACGCCGGGCTATCCGCTGGTTAATAACCGCAACTACCCGACGCTGGTGGGAGATATTCGCCAGAGCTTTACGCGGCTTGAGGCGCAACAGGTGGATATCTTTCTTGCCAATAAAGGCGAGCGTTTTGGTCTGATGGATAAAATGGCGCGCAAGGCGCGGGGCGAAGATAACGCGTTTATCGACCCTGAGGGATTACGGCGCTATGTCGCGCAGTCGCGGGAGGCTTTTGAGAAACAGCTGGCCGCGCAGCGCGCGCAGCCCTGA